A single window of Desulfovibrio sp. G11 DNA harbors:
- a CDS encoding helix-turn-helix domain-containing protein has protein sequence MSDSTTEIFRERLRIAREAKGLTQAELAELAKLPASSISLFEKGPRKPSFDNLRRLAGALDITTDYLLGRVDTLGTPQVLFRKDSGLDQNALRLLTELAKELGKKS, from the coding sequence ATGTCAGATAGCACAACTGAAATTTTTAGAGAGAGACTGCGAATCGCACGTGAAGCCAAAGGCCTTACGCAAGCGGAGTTGGCAGAACTGGCAAAGCTTCCAGCTAGCTCAATCTCTTTATTTGAAAAAGGCCCCCGGAAGCCGTCTTTTGACAACTTACGCCGCCTTGCTGGGGCATTAGATATAACTACAGACTATCTGCTCGGCAGGGTTGATACTTTGGGCACGCCGCAAGTTCTATTTAGAAAGGATTCAGGCCTTGACCAAAATGCTCTTAGGCTTCTCACGGAATTGGCAAAAGAGCTAGGAAAAAAATCTTAG
- a CDS encoding tyrosine-type recombinase/integrase, with product MNNPNHPKLGSSILVQPIRELTHIQAIKKILASKPRDLLLFTMGINNGIRTGDLLKLKISDIKSVKPNQAIQIKESKTGKTNTLFINREVYKALRGHLDAFNSKDDDYLFASKKGAQKPLQIQTVNRMIKSWCWAINLPGNYGAHTLRKTFGYIQRTKFGVGFEILCKRFNHSSPAVTMRYLGIEDAEVLEILTHEI from the coding sequence ATGAATAACCCAAATCATCCCAAGCTCGGTTCATCAATACTTGTTCAACCCATCAGAGAATTGACCCATATTCAAGCCATCAAGAAAATCCTCGCATCAAAACCCCGTGATCTCCTCCTATTCACTATGGGTATCAACAACGGAATCCGAACCGGAGATCTACTCAAACTCAAAATCTCAGACATCAAATCCGTCAAACCTAATCAGGCCATTCAAATTAAAGAATCCAAGACCGGAAAGACCAATACACTTTTCATTAACAGGGAGGTCTACAAGGCTCTCAGAGGACATCTGGACGCTTTTAACTCCAAAGATGATGATTATCTCTTCGCCTCAAAAAAAGGCGCTCAGAAGCCTCTACAGATTCAAACCGTTAACCGCATGATCAAATCATGGTGCTGGGCCATAAATCTACCCGGAAATTACGGCGCTCACACCCTGAGAAAGACCTTTGGCTACATTCAACGGACAAAATTTGGTGTCGGGTTCGAGATCCTCTGCAAGCGCTTTAACCATTCATCACCAGCAGTGACCATGCGTTATCTCGGCATTGAGGACGCCGAAGTTCTCGAAATCCTCACGCACGAAATCTAA
- a CDS encoding DUF1883 domain-containing protein, whose amino-acid sequence MQFQQYDLGFVQQGSAAEVVLSGNAANVLLLDSNNLNNYRAGRQFRYFGGYVKSSPVRIPIPSSGNWHVVIDLGGMHGSVRTSVRLVN is encoded by the coding sequence ATGCAATTCCAACAATACGATCTGGGATTTGTCCAGCAAGGTTCCGCAGCGGAGGTTGTGCTTTCGGGTAATGCCGCCAATGTGCTCTTGCTTGATTCGAACAACCTGAACAACTACCGTGCAGGGCGACAATTTCGCTACTTCGGAGGATATGTAAAATCATCTCCTGTGCGCATTCCAATCCCATCAAGTGGGAACTGGCATGTTGTCATCGATCTGGGAGGAATGCACGGCAGTGTTAGAACGTCGGTAAGACTGGTCAATTAA
- a CDS encoding ImmA/IrrE family metallo-endopeptidase, translating to MGKSILLKNAKNFAEKVLEENELLELPVDIELLASKNQIVVDKMPDSIASKSIYGALLITDNNPVIFYSTLINNIGFQRFTVAHELGHFFLDGHIEALINTNGLHLSESDFCSKNKFEFEADSFAAGLLMPEKLCKKIIGQEEDGWAAIKLLAKTTMSSYTAAAIRYIDFSSAPSAIIVSLNGIIQYSFCTRTFSKYGNLLFRGMKLPTSSLSHSIASSASTTFENELESDVMHWVQGGKSTPCNEQSISLGHTGKLLTVLTCIEQDEDDEEDDLFESKWQFNFR from the coding sequence ATGGGCAAATCAATTTTACTAAAAAATGCAAAAAATTTTGCTGAAAAGGTCCTGGAAGAAAATGAGTTGCTTGAACTTCCAGTGGATATTGAATTGCTCGCATCCAAAAATCAGATCGTTGTCGACAAAATGCCAGACTCTATCGCATCAAAGTCAATTTATGGAGCGCTGTTGATAACCGACAACAACCCCGTAATTTTTTATTCAACTCTCATTAATAATATTGGGTTTCAAAGATTTACTGTGGCACACGAATTAGGACATTTTTTTCTTGATGGGCATATCGAAGCACTAATTAACACTAATGGATTGCATCTCTCAGAATCAGATTTTTGCTCAAAAAATAAATTTGAATTTGAGGCGGATAGTTTTGCTGCTGGACTGTTAATGCCGGAAAAACTCTGCAAAAAAATTATTGGACAAGAAGAAGACGGGTGGGCAGCAATAAAACTTTTAGCAAAAACTACAATGTCATCGTATACAGCAGCAGCAATAAGATATATTGACTTTTCATCTGCACCATCTGCAATTATTGTAAGTTTAAATGGCATTATTCAGTACAGCTTTTGCACTAGAACTTTTTCAAAGTATGGGAATTTGCTCTTCAGAGGTATGAAGCTACCAACTTCATCATTAAGTCATTCTATCGCGTCTAGTGCGTCAACAACTTTCGAGAACGAACTTGAAAGTGATGTGATGCACTGGGTTCAAGGCGGAAAATCTACCCCCTGTAATGAACAATCTATTTCGCTAGGGCATACTGGGAAATTACTCACCGTCTTAACATGTATAGAGCAAGATGAAGACGATGAAGAAGACGATTTATTTGAAAGCAAATGGCAGTTTAATTTTAGATAA
- a CDS encoding tyrosine-type recombinase/integrase — protein sequence MENGKPGKTAWTRLEPGIRCRKHPTRKNGVKSDMYFVLRFTVDGKTHQEALGWASEGVTLIKARIELAKLKEAKRTGEGARSLRERRAEEAQKRKAKEAADCIAEAAKMTITDYWREVYWPAQNHKASGSRVAENALWRKWIEPEIGNISLMALTASDIERIKGTMLKAQKAPGSVKYALAVISQIWNSAQRNGFAVGDCPTKHVTLPKKDNRRQRYLTRDESDKLLTALATRSPISYDMSILGLDCGLRFGEIAALCWEDCDFERGQILIRDPKARANRFAFMTNRVKELLERRGKKASGLIFLDAKGNRLDRVSKTFRRIADEMFNQGVDDSRLRVCFHTLRHTFASWLVEGGVSLYEVKELMGHADFAMTQRYSHLSPEGLRAAVKILENKHHNTGKTNNVAAASIEVTQG from the coding sequence ATGGAAAATGGCAAGCCGGGAAAGACAGCGTGGACACGCCTTGAACCAGGAATTCGCTGTCGTAAGCACCCCACACGCAAAAACGGTGTCAAATCAGACATGTATTTTGTCCTTCGTTTTACCGTTGATGGTAAAACTCACCAAGAGGCCCTCGGTTGGGCATCCGAAGGCGTAACGCTTATCAAGGCTCGTATAGAACTCGCCAAACTTAAGGAAGCCAAGCGCACAGGTGAAGGCGCGCGCTCGCTCCGAGAAAGGCGCGCAGAGGAAGCTCAGAAGAGGAAAGCCAAGGAAGCTGCGGATTGTATTGCTGAGGCTGCGAAAATGACTATCACCGACTACTGGCGTGAGGTCTATTGGCCTGCCCAAAATCACAAGGCGAGCGGCAGTCGCGTGGCGGAAAATGCGTTGTGGCGCAAATGGATTGAGCCTGAAATCGGCAATATTTCATTGATGGCTTTGACCGCTTCTGACATTGAAAGGATAAAGGGCACTATGCTGAAAGCGCAGAAGGCTCCTGGCAGCGTCAAATACGCATTGGCGGTAATCTCCCAAATTTGGAATTCAGCACAGCGAAACGGCTTTGCTGTTGGAGATTGCCCCACAAAGCATGTAACCCTCCCCAAAAAGGACAACAGACGGCAACGCTATTTGACGCGGGATGAATCAGACAAATTACTTACGGCTCTTGCAACACGCAGTCCCATATCCTACGATATGTCTATCCTGGGCTTGGATTGCGGTCTCCGTTTTGGAGAGATTGCTGCCCTTTGCTGGGAAGACTGCGATTTTGAGCGTGGACAGATACTGATCCGTGACCCCAAGGCCAGAGCCAACCGCTTCGCGTTTATGACTAACAGGGTCAAAGAACTACTGGAGCGCCGGGGTAAAAAGGCTTCTGGGCTGATTTTCCTTGATGCCAAGGGTAACCGACTTGACAGGGTGTCCAAGACATTTCGTCGCATAGCCGACGAAATGTTCAATCAAGGCGTTGATGATTCACGTTTGCGTGTCTGCTTTCATACACTCCGGCACACGTTTGCATCATGGCTTGTGGAAGGAGGGGTGAGCCTCTATGAGGTGAAAGAACTCATGGGACATGCCGATTTTGCCATGACGCAAAGGTACAGCCATCTTTCGCCGGAGGGCTTGAGAGCGGCTGTGAAAATTTTGGAAAACAAGCATCATAATACTGGGAAAACTAACAACGTTGCGGCTGCTTCCATTGAAGTGACGCAAGGATAA
- a CDS encoding cobaltochelatase CobT-related protein: MIRSKDILNCLPLLASVLGDQYGVQVRIGGNEACTNGKVIYLPALPMDCEPKLLAMTRGFVDHEAAHIRHTDFPALRTANLDPVTFNLFNCLEDWRVEKKLSSIFPGCRRNLTWLIRRFFVEQAQPRAGGDSPALAVLDYVLLTVRAWDVEEVNMPRLAAAEVLRQHFPGLKEVLDATLIKVRIHCPDTASTIAYARQLAQGIRQWEPQPQPQQQQKKSKGSGADHCDSTSQSEQEISPECASQAQQPTSPSRAKDQLAALFHAEAQDLPQALGDILSGALTRCQAESVYETVTVAVEGFRPSEALPEAQKQQALQASIALRTRLQGLLQARTQKQCSIGRRGALHPGSLHRLQTGNPRIFRREAEQAGLNTAVHILLDVSGSMSGVPIVLARQACYAVAKALENIKGVNPAVTAFPAMASTSSVFPIMRHGQKVPDSFDINASGGTPLAAALWWVMQTMLFLKEQRKIILIITDGVPDSTHAAIHAVTVAQKLGYEVYGLGIRDEHIAHLLPQTSRVINDLSDLAPVMFDMLQDALLKGGAA, translated from the coding sequence ATGATACGCTCAAAAGACATTCTCAACTGCCTGCCTCTGCTGGCGTCCGTGTTGGGCGACCAGTACGGGGTGCAGGTACGTATCGGTGGCAATGAAGCCTGCACCAACGGCAAGGTTATCTATTTGCCTGCATTGCCTATGGATTGTGAGCCAAAATTATTGGCAATGACTCGCGGATTCGTGGATCACGAGGCGGCCCATATAAGGCACACGGATTTTCCTGCGCTGAGGACCGCCAACCTTGATCCTGTGACTTTCAACCTCTTTAACTGCCTGGAGGATTGGCGTGTAGAAAAGAAGCTGTCTTCCATATTCCCCGGGTGTCGGCGCAATTTAACCTGGTTGATACGACGATTCTTTGTGGAGCAGGCACAGCCAAGGGCCGGGGGTGATTCCCCGGCCCTTGCTGTTTTGGACTATGTGCTGTTGACCGTACGGGCCTGGGATGTGGAAGAAGTGAACATGCCACGCCTGGCAGCAGCAGAGGTGCTACGCCAGCACTTCCCCGGCCTGAAGGAAGTGCTGGATGCCACCTTAATCAAAGTCCGCATACATTGCCCTGATACTGCTTCCACCATCGCCTATGCCCGCCAGTTGGCACAGGGCATCCGGCAATGGGAACCGCAACCGCAACCGCAACAACAACAAAAGAAAAGCAAAGGAAGCGGAGCTGACCATTGCGATTCTACCTCTCAATCAGAGCAGGAGATTTCGCCTGAGTGTGCTTCTCAAGCGCAGCAACCCACATCCCCAAGCAGGGCCAAAGATCAACTAGCAGCCCTGTTCCACGCCGAGGCGCAAGACCTGCCGCAAGCCCTGGGGGATATTCTTTCAGGGGCACTTACACGTTGTCAGGCAGAATCAGTCTATGAAACTGTTACGGTTGCCGTGGAGGGTTTTCGTCCATCGGAGGCCTTGCCGGAGGCCCAAAAGCAGCAAGCCCTTCAGGCCAGCATTGCCTTGCGCACACGTCTTCAGGGGCTTTTACAGGCACGGACACAAAAACAATGCAGCATCGGTCGGCGCGGGGCCTTACACCCCGGCTCGCTCCATAGGTTGCAGACGGGCAATCCGCGCATTTTCCGCAGGGAGGCAGAACAGGCTGGCCTCAACACTGCCGTACATATCCTGCTGGATGTCAGCGGCAGTATGAGCGGCGTACCCATCGTCCTGGCAAGGCAGGCCTGCTACGCCGTGGCCAAGGCACTGGAAAATATCAAAGGCGTAAATCCTGCGGTCACGGCTTTTCCAGCTATGGCTTCCACAAGTTCTGTCTTCCCCATCATGCGGCATGGTCAAAAGGTGCCGGACAGCTTCGACATCAATGCTTCAGGCGGTACACCTCTGGCTGCGGCCCTGTGGTGGGTCATGCAGACCATGCTGTTTCTCAAGGAACAACGGAAAATCATTCTCATCATTACTGACGGAGTACCCGACAGTACACACGCAGCAATCCATGCTGTGACCGTAGCGCAAAAACTTGGTTATGAGGTGTACGGGCTTGGCATCCGTGATGAACACATCGCCCACCTGCTACCACAGACCAGTCGGGTCATCAACGATCTGTCCGACCTGGCACCTGTCATGTTTGACATGCTTCAGGACGCCCTACTCAAAGGCGGTGCAGCATGA
- a CDS encoding ISL3 family transposase yields the protein MKDTDLYFRILGLTEPWFVEAVELDTAEGRVDIRVEHGPGVRWFCPTCGRELACRDHAEPRVWRHLDTCQFKTFLHARIPRVDCPEHGVLQVNVPWAESKARFTILMERLIIDVLTECATVTGARRILRITWDEAWGVMERAVRRGRERKQSNPSRYLGVDEKAFRKGHDYVTVVCDLIGSTVEYVADERKAESLEGYYLQFTKAQLERIKAVAMDMWEPYFKATLKHVPDAAGKIVHDRFHVMKHVGEAVDRVRKQEHRELTSQDDHRLKGTKFLWLYREENLPDKHRPALEALKTANLKVAKAWAMKESLNDVWKYLSTGWARRFVKRWLVWVNRSDLAPMRKVGGLIQRHLENILTFCRHRITNGVAEGLNSKIMAIKRKACGYRNREHFKTAIYFFCGGLNLYPASS from the coding sequence ATGAAGGATACGGACCTATATTTTCGGATTCTCGGGCTGACCGAGCCCTGGTTTGTTGAGGCTGTTGAACTGGACACGGCGGAAGGTCGGGTAGACATCCGCGTGGAGCATGGTCCTGGTGTTCGCTGGTTTTGCCCTACTTGTGGTCGAGAGCTGGCTTGCCGCGACCATGCCGAGCCTCGTGTCTGGCGCCATCTGGACACGTGCCAGTTCAAGACGTTCCTGCATGCTCGGATTCCCCGAGTGGACTGCCCCGAGCATGGCGTCCTTCAGGTCAACGTGCCTTGGGCCGAGTCCAAGGCACGTTTCACCATATTGATGGAGCGATTGATCATCGACGTGCTGACCGAGTGCGCCACCGTAACAGGAGCGCGGCGCATCCTGCGCATCACCTGGGACGAAGCATGGGGTGTCATGGAAAGGGCGGTGCGCCGGGGCCGGGAGCGCAAGCAATCGAATCCCTCGCGGTATCTTGGCGTTGACGAGAAGGCATTCCGCAAGGGGCACGACTATGTGACCGTGGTTTGTGATCTGATCGGCAGCACGGTGGAGTATGTGGCCGACGAGCGTAAGGCCGAAAGCCTTGAGGGGTACTACCTTCAGTTCACCAAGGCGCAGTTGGAGCGGATCAAGGCCGTGGCCATGGACATGTGGGAGCCCTATTTTAAAGCTACGCTCAAACATGTGCCGGACGCGGCGGGGAAAATCGTTCACGATCGGTTCCACGTCATGAAACACGTAGGCGAGGCTGTGGACCGGGTACGCAAGCAAGAGCACCGCGAACTCACAAGTCAGGATGACCATCGACTCAAGGGCACGAAATTCCTCTGGCTATACCGGGAGGAGAATCTGCCGGACAAACACCGGCCAGCCCTGGAGGCCTTGAAGACAGCGAACCTCAAGGTGGCCAAGGCCTGGGCCATGAAGGAAAGCCTGAACGACGTCTGGAAGTACCTGAGCACGGGATGGGCCAGACGTTTTGTGAAGCGATGGCTGGTCTGGGTGAACAGGTCAGATCTTGCCCCAATGCGCAAAGTGGGCGGACTGATTCAGAGACATCTTGAGAACATCCTGACCTTCTGCCGCCACAGGATCACCAACGGCGTGGCCGAGGGCCTCAACAGCAAGATCATGGCCATCAAGAGGAAGGCTTGCGGTTATAGGAACCGGGAGCATTTCAAGACAGCCATCTACTTCTTCTGTGGCGGTCTAAACCTCTACCCGGCCAGTTCCTGA